The genomic segment CGATGAGAGACGAGGTTTTTCTCCTCAAGCGTCATTTCCGAGAACCGTTTATCCGCCGGAGGATAATAGAACACCGGATCATACCCAAAGCCGCGAGCGGCTCCTATGTCTTCCGTAATGACGCCCTCAACCGATCCATCCACTATGTCCACACCGTCTTTGGACCCTGAAGAAGATACACCTACGGCACTGGCACTGCCAGCACCCCAGTCGATGGCTATGACGCAGCGGAACCGGGCGGTACGTTTTTCGGTTGGGACGTTTTTAAGTTCGGCGATCAGCTTCTCGTTATTCTTGATGTAGGCTGGTTCCTGCCCACTGTAACGGGCAGAGTGTACACCGGGTGCGCCGTCGAGAGCGTCAACTTCGAGTCCGCTGTCATCGGCGAGAGCGGGCATATCGCAAAACCTGCCAATGCCAGTTGCTTTGAGGATGGCGTTTTCTTCGAGGGTGGAGCCGGTTTCTTCGATATCGGGAAACTCAAGAAAATCATCGCGGGTAAG from the Candidatus Zixiibacteriota bacterium genome contains:
- the rdgB gene encoding RdgB/HAM1 family non-canonical purine NTP pyrophosphatase, whose translation is MQLILATNNEDKIREMKQLLDDLPVTILTRDDFLEFPDIEETGSTLEENAILKATGIGRFCDMPALADDSGLEVDALDGAPGVHSARYSGQEPAYIKNNEKLIAELKNVPTEKRTARFRCVIAIDWGAGSASAVGVSSSGSKDGVDIVDGSVEGVITEDIGAARGFGYDPVFYYPPADKRFSEMTLEEKNLVSHRGLALQKARTLIIEHFNQVRE